A DNA window from Deinococcus aerophilus contains the following coding sequences:
- the cas2e gene encoding type I-E CRISPR-associated endoribonuclease Cas2e: MIVMTLEAVPPSLRGELSRWLIEVQPGVYVGNTTALVRDLLWDKVVQHVRTGRCTQLYRAANEQGFAIRLHGDPRRTLVTLDGFQLVAVRNTRHAELQGEYDPPEDDDKL; encoded by the coding sequence ATGATCGTCATGACCCTAGAAGCCGTACCGCCCAGCCTCCGCGGCGAACTCAGCCGCTGGCTCATCGAAGTGCAACCCGGCGTGTACGTCGGCAACACCACCGCCCTCGTTCGCGACCTCCTTTGGGACAAAGTCGTGCAGCACGTCCGCACCGGCCGCTGCACCCAGCTTTACCGCGCCGCCAACGAACAGGGCTTCGCCATACGCCTTCACGGTGACCCTCGCCGCACCCTGGTCACCCTTGACGGTTTTCAACTCGTTGCCGTTCGCAACACCCGTCATGCAGAATTACAGGGGGAGTACGACCCTCCCGAGGATGATGACAAATTGTGA
- the cas1e gene encoding type I-E CRISPR-associated endonuclease Cas1e has protein sequence MTTGGNGIVWQRQNLRELPKFRDGTTYLYLEHTRLEQDGRGVRAYHPDGMLTLPAASLSVLLLGPGSSVSHEAVKALSDTGCSLLWVGEGGVRLYASGIGETRSALRLQQQARLWANPDTRLRVVRQMYTLRFPQRLPEGLTLAQIRGHEGARVRDAYARYSQAHGVRWEQRQYKQSDWTRATPINKALSAGNACVYGLAHAAILATGYSPALGFIHTGKMLSFVYDIADLYKIEVVLPIAFREAAIPGDDLERRVRTGLRDHMTNLRLLERMAADLHHLLGGDHEDPEPTAPGDLWDPGGDVQGGINHA, from the coding sequence ATGACCACAGGCGGGAATGGAATTGTCTGGCAGCGCCAGAATCTCCGCGAACTTCCCAAATTCCGCGACGGCACCACCTACCTGTACCTCGAACACACCCGCCTGGAACAGGACGGCCGGGGCGTGCGCGCCTACCACCCGGACGGCATGCTCACCCTCCCCGCTGCCAGCCTCAGCGTCCTGCTCCTCGGGCCCGGCAGCAGCGTCAGCCACGAGGCTGTCAAGGCGCTGTCCGATACCGGCTGCTCTCTGCTGTGGGTCGGAGAGGGCGGCGTGCGCCTCTATGCCAGCGGCATCGGCGAAACCCGCAGCGCCCTACGCCTCCAACAACAGGCCCGCCTGTGGGCCAATCCCGATACCCGCCTGCGCGTTGTCCGGCAGATGTACACCTTGCGCTTTCCTCAGCGCCTCCCTGAAGGCCTTACCCTGGCCCAGATTCGTGGGCATGAAGGCGCACGTGTTCGCGACGCCTACGCTCGCTACAGTCAGGCGCACGGCGTCAGGTGGGAACAACGCCAGTACAAACAGAGCGACTGGACCCGCGCTACTCCCATTAACAAGGCCCTCAGCGCCGGCAACGCCTGCGTATACGGTCTCGCGCACGCTGCCATCCTCGCCACCGGTTACAGTCCGGCCCTTGGCTTCATCCACACCGGTAAGATGCTCTCCTTCGTGTACGACATCGCCGACCTGTACAAGATCGAAGTTGTCCTTCCCATCGCTTTTCGAGAAGCTGCCATTCCCGGCGACGACCTTGAACGCCGTGTCCGCACCGGTCTGCGCGACCACATGACCAATCTGCGCCTCCTTGAACGCATGGCTGCCGACCTTCACCATCTCCTCGGCGGCGACCACGAAGACCCCGAACCCACCGCCCCTGGCGACCTCTGGGACCCCGGTGGGGACGTCCAGGGCGGCATCAACCACGCATGA
- the cas6e gene encoding type I-E CRISPR-associated protein Cas6/Cse3/CasE has protein sequence MTTLTAPLHLSRLHLSERHRHASRDLSSPYALHQTLRWAFPGAGQDDAPLPDGERLLWRQDVTLNPQTGEFTPTILVQSVTPPDWGALNARDPAYLTEWDVRTLDLTPALTSGRLLHFRLHANVTVRRQDETGRSARHGLHTPAEQLAWLDRQGGRAGFDVLGADITRAGRTRTRKGRQLITLHTVTFEGALRVTDPVALERAVREGLGHAKSLGCGLLSLAP, from the coding sequence GTGACGACCCTCACAGCCCCACTGCACCTGTCCCGCCTGCACTTGAGCGAACGGCACCGCCACGCCTCTCGCGACCTCAGCAGCCCCTACGCCCTGCACCAGACGCTCCGCTGGGCTTTCCCGGGCGCCGGGCAGGACGACGCGCCCCTCCCGGACGGCGAGCGACTGCTGTGGCGACAGGACGTGACCCTTAACCCCCAGACGGGCGAGTTCACGCCCACCATCCTCGTTCAGAGCGTCACGCCGCCCGACTGGGGCGCCCTAAACGCCCGCGATCCCGCGTACCTGACCGAATGGGACGTCCGCACGCTTGACCTCACGCCCGCACTCACATCCGGGCGCTTACTGCATTTCCGCCTGCACGCCAACGTCACCGTCCGCCGCCAGGACGAGACAGGCCGCAGCGCCCGCCACGGCCTGCATACCCCCGCAGAGCAACTCGCCTGGCTGGACCGGCAGGGAGGCCGAGCCGGGTTCGATGTCTTGGGCGCCGACATCACACGCGCAGGCCGCACTCGCACCCGCAAAGGCAGGCAACTCATCACCTTGCACACCGTCACCTTCGAAGGAGCCCTCCGGGTCACGGACCCGGTCGCCCTCGAACGGGCCGTCCGGGAAGGCCTTGGTCACGCCAAGAGCCTCGGCTGCGGCCTCCTCAGCCTCGCTCCATGA
- the cas5e gene encoding type I-E CRISPR-associated protein Cas5/CasD, whose amino-acid sequence MNTLLIPLAGPMQSWGTRSRFDDRDTESEPSKSGVLGLCAAALGIDRAEPVTHLSALAFGVRVDRPGVLMHDYHTAQLHPGQRGTHTSLTRRAYLSDAAFWAALHGDPALLRDLHAALRNPHWPLSLGRKAFVPGTPVWHPDALQTEGLLDALRHAPTLCRNSDQVDGSYRLIVDAHEASDPPRHATPGERRDDPSAPFSERRYALRDVLQWVESLPHLHATPEVPA is encoded by the coding sequence GTGAACACCCTCCTGATTCCCCTGGCTGGCCCCATGCAGTCCTGGGGCACCCGCAGCCGCTTCGACGACCGCGACACGGAAAGCGAGCCCAGCAAGAGCGGCGTCCTCGGCCTGTGCGCCGCCGCGCTGGGCATCGACCGGGCCGAACCCGTCACGCACCTGAGCGCCCTGGCGTTCGGCGTGCGGGTCGACCGCCCCGGCGTCCTGATGCACGACTACCACACTGCGCAGCTCCACCCGGGGCAGCGGGGCACGCACACCAGTCTGACCCGCCGCGCCTACCTGTCCGATGCGGCCTTCTGGGCGGCCCTGCACGGCGACCCGGCGTTGCTGCGCGACTTGCATGCCGCCCTAAGGAACCCGCACTGGCCCCTCAGTCTGGGCCGCAAGGCGTTCGTGCCGGGGACACCCGTCTGGCACCCGGACGCCCTGCAGACAGAGGGACTGCTGGACGCGCTGCGGCACGCACCGACCCTGTGCCGGAACTCCGATCAGGTGGACGGCTCCTACCGCCTGATCGTGGACGCCCACGAGGCCAGCGACCCGCCGCGCCACGCCACGCCTGGCGAACGCCGAGACGACCCCAGCGCCCCGTTCAGCGAACGCCGGTACGCCCTGCGTGATGTGCTGCAGTGGGTCGAATCCCTCCCGCACCTTCACGCCACACCGGAGGTTCCCGCGTGA
- the cas7e gene encoding type I-E CRISPR-associated protein Cas7/Cse4/CasC, translating into MKALLELHYLQNFAPSNLNRDDTGSPKDAYFGGTRRARVSSQSFKRAMRMDFRARGTIYPEELGERTKRAHEEIGKQLVAAGIPKDQAEDAAIEALKAVKLDIKVTKKRDGEEEKKSEYLLFLGRDELKAFTDLILSHWSDFEAHLEKIAAERKKAKPKPVELDKKFKGIFLGALDGSRAVDVALFGRMLADLPEKNADAAAQVAHAISTHAMRGREFDFYTAVDDLKPTDTAGADMLGTVEFGSATYYRYACVDLRKLLENLGGDVDLAVRGLRAFLEASVFAAPTGKQNTFAAHNTPGLMMQVVRQDASPRNLANAFEKAVRGPDGFLTPSFTALSAEKRNQDVVFGDEGRSRYVNVIPGDFNEDAREPLGQEFPSVKALIDATVADAQAILAALNVPVKAARG; encoded by the coding sequence GTGAAAGCCCTTCTGGAACTCCACTACCTGCAGAATTTCGCGCCCAGCAACCTCAACCGCGACGACACCGGCAGCCCCAAGGACGCCTACTTCGGCGGCACCCGCCGCGCCCGCGTCAGCTCACAGAGCTTCAAACGCGCCATGCGCATGGACTTCCGCGCTCGCGGCACCATCTACCCTGAAGAACTGGGAGAACGCACCAAACGCGCCCATGAGGAGATCGGCAAACAACTCGTGGCCGCTGGCATTCCCAAAGATCAGGCCGAGGACGCTGCCATTGAAGCCCTGAAAGCCGTCAAGCTGGACATCAAGGTCACCAAGAAGCGGGATGGCGAGGAGGAGAAAAAGTCCGAGTACCTGCTCTTCCTGGGCCGGGATGAGCTGAAGGCCTTCACCGACCTGATCCTGAGCCACTGGTCTGATTTTGAAGCCCATCTGGAAAAAATTGCGGCAGAACGCAAGAAGGCGAAGCCGAAACCTGTCGAACTGGACAAGAAATTCAAGGGTATCTTCCTGGGCGCCCTCGACGGTTCCCGCGCAGTGGACGTGGCCCTGTTCGGGCGGATGCTCGCCGACCTGCCGGAGAAGAACGCGGATGCGGCGGCGCAGGTAGCGCACGCGATCAGCACGCACGCCATGCGCGGCCGGGAATTCGACTTCTACACGGCTGTGGACGACCTGAAGCCCACCGACACGGCCGGCGCGGACATGCTGGGCACCGTGGAGTTCGGGAGTGCCACGTATTACCGCTACGCCTGCGTGGACCTCCGGAAGCTGCTGGAGAACCTCGGCGGGGATGTTGACCTGGCCGTGCGGGGCCTGCGGGCCTTCCTGGAGGCCAGTGTGTTCGCCGCGCCCACCGGCAAGCAGAACACCTTCGCGGCGCACAACACGCCGGGCCTGATGATGCAGGTAGTGCGGCAGGACGCCTCGCCCCGCAACCTCGCCAACGCGTTCGAGAAGGCCGTGCGCGGGCCGGACGGCTTCCTCACCCCCAGCTTCACGGCCCTCAGTGCCGAAAAACGAAATCAGGACGTTGTCTTCGGGGATGAGGGACGCTCACGGTACGTGAATGTCATACCCGGCGATTTCAACGAGGATGCCCGTGAGCCGCTGGGTCAGGAGTTCCCCAGCGTGAAGGCCCTGATTGACGCGACCGTCGCGGACGCGCAGGCGATCCTGGCAGCCCTGAACGTCCCGGTGAAGGCAGCGCGGGGGTGA
- the casB gene encoding type I-E CRISPR-associated protein Cse2/CasB, whose translation MTTATPTATPFERLVLNLSRLDRGQLARLRRSLGDDTPGQSVPWLEGVFLRSGLNVTYDRQWRALALVSGLYALVERPDGTGEEAPAPERRPSFGDTFGALYLAQDQRSSTEKRFLSLLDADADGLPYALRQAVTLLNADGRTPDWVRLMEDVNWWEHDTAGERVRKNWARDFYRTAERISNTSDTESDSAGQTATAAQPTLFDAAVPDEDEGDRL comes from the coding sequence ATGACGACCGCCACACCGACTGCCACACCGTTTGAACGGCTGGTGCTGAACCTCTCGCGGCTGGACCGGGGCCAGCTGGCACGGCTGCGCCGCTCGCTGGGCGACGACACACCCGGCCAGAGCGTCCCGTGGCTGGAAGGGGTCTTTCTGCGATCCGGCCTGAACGTCACGTACGACCGGCAGTGGCGGGCACTGGCGCTTGTCTCGGGCCTGTACGCCCTGGTCGAACGGCCCGACGGCACGGGTGAAGAGGCGCCTGCACCGGAGCGCCGCCCGTCGTTCGGGGATACGTTCGGCGCGCTGTATCTCGCGCAGGATCAGCGATCCAGCACCGAGAAACGCTTCCTGTCCCTGCTGGACGCCGACGCAGATGGACTGCCATATGCGCTCAGGCAAGCCGTCACGCTTCTGAACGCTGACGGACGCACGCCCGACTGGGTGCGGCTCATGGAGGACGTGAACTGGTGGGAGCACGACACCGCCGGAGAACGCGTCCGCAAGAACTGGGCGCGGGACTTCTACCGCACCGCCGAACGCATCAGCAATACCTCGGACACCGAGTCAGACAGCGCAGGTCAAACTGCCACCGCCGCCCAACCTACCCTCTTCGACGCCGCCGTCCCGGATGAGGACGAAGGAGACCGCCTGTGA